One Neodiprion pinetum isolate iyNeoPine1 chromosome 1, iyNeoPine1.2, whole genome shotgun sequence genomic window carries:
- the LOC124210964 gene encoding titin homolog isoform X3, producing the protein MPYIKLCIESLSPPGEEDEEDDIHNGYQTENRNGSARGERNMQGGYSSYKRTRPYNNTTNTYGYGYGSLYNGQSKSAQSKNDDDPTKPKIVFNEEEYMRITTPRQDVLFKKGYLSRKKPLASTASTSATSATTTPSTNDSQSAAHSTADGSETAEDQQLLDGSNGGNFAIVPEAAAQFAYGGFYDQVTGYYYEYPVMLVGPPVPGNPTPNVLAAMSCGPVPLRPVEWFNPQYMPESLQEQHPPSHSTDSQAGSCGSSVSMDEVGGAAAPASVELVSTCENRDEEVAQEVQDSEVLVVDETTTECVPPAQVIPQIVPHMHIPPQHYVYPGHFMFGPPMVNMNGVTIQNGAIVPSEALWAKRRKKKKRRKQRRPLAVGNTEDEEEEYSSEFESGSNWSQPAWSTSTVTAAPNDFVISKPLNPEVQEFQFRTALPVVSDAPDVKTPNLENAESPSLPHPAETGVDKCEVTTTENEDRRISVDNINLTNLDDGISGCQTLSEITVENGRVKDTENIRETVLNIIEKETNSSDCKGTSLTEKIGEVVKGDHKTASVASEEDVKNLQSSLSNETTILKNQKPFGENRPAAENGVKIKASNRVEHENNINNLNNIESEPVVSNSPTAESVAESLTSYTDSCKDTERNGISNNANLSIEENDKKSDISQQKTLNETTRTNGQNIKSVTLDSNQSKSSLVSNGKKVESELTNKKNGNKNVKKGKTKAMDARKPARNKRESRNPQRNDSASTAVSRELLQDRERSVSPDTRQALDLENSASQLPARKPSSRPTSPEINQTTTPINAETHRLPESYESLVTRSSPHSVTPSPPLTGAPVAPPRRKYSAKGLKFVREPTPGPDLDTDVKSDNEEGSKVDDNLRLQDDKVESISVDQVVPIAEVPSNTISQIDIKDESVDVPAQGSSTKNDHTNENNNKNPVSRIDSHSKTQKAHDMHQKVDFPLDTDFEPKVILNRPGTTVEGNVIGTSSIGVDSLGDADAGIQEVNAASKRSDHPITDAVAAWLERTNSPEIFRVPMPISDSDDSDLSETEIYDGDPNKQPSKNLQGNPMPALSVSNGSIDNCRRTRSNVVTSDTITKTDTFDTSKSIKRRREKDINNIEHISPTSEAKTSIEETSRSVRVCDFIIKGSAAGMRVAEKSRVDLNRLNTEKKRLKDNTKTSYIENIEMKIKNNTRFNDDITEDGIEVLENFKTYERGEIMVLDGKLLTGTVHEATCSEKSNLQDPTIIEEVRESNNNKRETAKNHARSIDLNKPININRNSEHEMSPEETLNSLGSIEEPDVLECWETEIMEPVVTLKNNSQMKLQINGKVHEGEATEDENYDNHSDSTNREHVKKYYRLAREYTLSIEDELSERALKQMNSNNISSNSNSPKRTTPNTPERMIECLCSEEIPIIVPLPKSTLTKANKVVKDGMQNETVDEAFEVYESCYTGKTRLTGVSQLNVEGSKIPLQNQEGPIPCKAVCCNIQ; encoded by the exons CACCTCCaggagaagaagacgaagaagatgaTATCCACAATGGATATCAGACAGAGAATAGAAATGGATCTGCAAGGGGTGAGCGAAATATGCAAGGAGGATATTCATCTTACAAACGCACCAGGCCATATAACAATACTACAAATACGTATGGTTACGGATATGGATCACTGTACAATGGTCAATCCAAGTCTGCGCAATCTAAGAATGACGATGATCCAACAAAACCGAAAATTGTGTTCAACGAAG AGGAATACATGAGAATAACAACGCCTCGGCAGGATGTTCTTTTCAAAAAAGGCTACCTTTCTCGCAAGAAACCTTTGGCTAGTACTGCAAGTACGAGTGCAACCAGCGCCACCACCACTCCATCTACCAATGACAGCCAGTCTGCAGCACATTCCACTGCTG ATGGTAGCGAGACAGCAGAGGACCAGCAATTGCTGGATGGTAGCAACGGAGGCAACTTTGCCATTGTACCAGAAGCAGCAGCCCAATTTGCATATGGAGGTTTCTATGACCAAGTCACTGGATATTACTACGAATATCCAGTTATGTTAGTCGGCCCTCCTGTTCCTGGAAATCCCACTCCTAATGTACTTGCTGCGATGTCATGTGGGCCCGTTCCACTTAGACCTGTGGAATGGTTTAACCCTCAGTACATGCCGGAGTCTTTACAAGAACAACATCCTCCTTCACATTCGACGGACTCTCAG GCAGGAAGCTGTGGGTCATCTGTATCAATGGACGAAGTTGGGGGTGCTGCAGCGCCTGCAAGCGTAGAACTCGTTAGTACTTGTGAGAACAGAGATGAAGAAGTAGCACAAGAAGTGCAAGATTCAGAAGTTCTCGTTGTTGACGAAACAACAACTGAATGTGTACCGCCTGCTCAAGTCATACCACAGATAGTACCACATATGCATATACCGCCACAGCATTACGTATATCCAGGTCATTTTATGTTTGGCCCACCGATGGTCAATATGAATG GTGTAACGATACAAAACGGTGCCATTGTTCCCAGTGAAGCACTATGGGCCAAgcgaaggaagaagaagaaaaggagaaagCAAAGACGTCCTCTTGCAGTT gGTAATACGGAAGATGAGGAAGAGGAGTACAGCTCAGAATTTGAATCTGGTTCTAATTGGTCTCAACCTGCTTGGTCTACAAGTACAGTGACTGCAGCACCAAATGATTTTGTGATCTCCAAGCCGCTCAATCCTGAAGTTCAAGAGTTTCAGTTCAGGACCGCATTACCTGTTGTGTCTGACGCACCTGATGTTAAAACACCTAATTTGGAGAACGCTGAATCGCCTTCCTTGCCACATCCTGCAGAAACAGGAGTGGACAAATGTGAAGTAACAACGACAGAGAATGAGGATAGGCGTATTTCAGTTGACAATATAAATCTAACGAATTTAGACGATGGAATTTCAGGATGTCAAACATTAAGTGAAATTACAGTGGAAAATGGAAGGGTAAAAGATACTGAAAACATTCGCGAAACTGTATTAAATATCATTGAGAAAGAAACGAATTCATCAGATTGTAAAGGGACATCACTGACAGAGAAGATTGGAGAAGTAGTTAAGGGAGATCATAAGACAGCATCGGTTGCTTCTGAAGAGGACGTAAAAAATCTGCAATCTTCGTTATCGAATGAGactacaattttaaaaaaccaaaAGCCATTTGGTGAAAATCGTCCTGCTGCTGAAAATGGTGTCAAGATTAAGGCATCAAACAGGGTTGAgcatgaaaataatatcaataatcTAAATAACATTGAATCTGAACCTGTAGTATCAAATAGTCCTACAGCAGAAAGCGTTGCTGAATCATTAACGAGTTACACAGATTCGTGCAAAGATACAGAAAGGAATGGAATCAGCAACAATGCTAACTTGTCGATCGaagaaaatgataagaaaTCTGATATTTCCCAGCAGAAAACTCTGAACGAAACTACAAGAACAAATGGTCAAAATATAAAGTCAGTTACGTTAGACtcgaatcaatctaaatcaaGTCTTGTTTCTAATggtaaaaaagttgaaagtgaactgacaaacaaaaaaaatggaaataagaATGTGAAGAAGGGTAAAACCAAAGCAATGGATGCAAGAAAGCCCGCTCGCAACAAGCGTGAGTCAAGAAATCCTCAGCGGAATGATTCAGCATCAACTGCAGTATCTAGAGAATTGTTGCAGGACAGAGAGAGATCAGTTTCTCCTGACACCAGGCAAGCCTTGGATTTGGAGAATTCAGCGTCGCAATTGCCTGCTAGAAAGCCAAGTTCAAGGCCAACCAGTCCAGAAATCAATCAAACAACGACTCCAATAAACGCCGAAACTCACAGACTGCCAGAAAGCTATGAATCTTTAGTCACCCGATCGTCCCCTCATTCAGTTACCCCCTCTCCACCTCTCACTGGTGCACCAGTTGCACCACCTAGGAGAAAATATAGTGCCAAAGGGTTGAAATTTGTGAGAGAACCTACACCTGGACCAGATTTAGATACTGACGTTAAATCTGACAATGAAGAGGGTAGCAAGGTTGATGATAATTTGAGATTACAAGATGACAAGGTTGAAAGTATATCTGTTGATCAGGTGGTCCCGATTGCTGAAGTTCCCAGTAATACTATTTCACAGATTGACATCAAAGATGAGAGTGTAGACGTACCTGCCCAAGGATCTTCTACTAAAAATGATCATACAAACGAAAACAATAACAAGAATCCCGTTTCCAGGATAGATAGCCACTCCAAAACACAAAAAGCACATGATATGCATCAGAAAGTCGATTTCCCATTAGACACAGATTTTGAACCAAAGGTTATTTTGAATAGGCCTGGTACTACTGTGGAAGGGAACGTGATTGGCACGAGTTCCATTGGTGTCGACTCTCTGGGCGATGCTGATGCTGGCATACAGGAAGTGAACGCTGCATCTAAACGGTCTGATCATCCTATAACCGATGCTGTTGCCGCGTGGTTGGAAAGAACGAACTCACCAGAAATATTCAGAGTACCGATGCCTATATCTGATTCTGATGATTCCGACTTATCAGAAACAGAAATATATGATGGCGATCCAAACAAGCAGCCGTCAAAAAACTTGCAAGGCAACCCCATGCCTGCACTATCTGTTAGTAACGGATCGATCGATAACTGTAGAAGAACGCGATCGAACGTTGTTACTAGTGATACTATTACAAAGACTGACACTTTTGATACTTCAAAATCCATCaaaaggagaagagaaaaagacatTAACAATATAGAACATATTTCTCCAACGAGTGAAGCTAAGACAAGCATAGAAGAGACTTCAAGGAGTGTCAGGGTTTGTGACTTTATCATTAAGGGTAGCGCTGCTGGCATGAGGGTTGCCGAAAAATCTCGGGTGGATTTGAACAGACTAAAcacagaaaagaaacgattaaAAGACAATACGAAGACAAGTTATATTGagaatattgaaatgaaaatcaagaATAACACTAGATTTAACGATGACATCACCGAAGACGGAATTGAGgtattggaaaatttcaaaacttacGAACGAGGGGAAATCATGGTATTAGATGGGAAACTATTGACTGGTACTGTGCACGAAGCGACCTGTTCGGAAAAAAG TAACCTACAGGATCCGACAATTATTGAAGAAGTGAGAGAGTCAAATAACAATAAACGAGAAACTGCCAAGAATCATGCAAGATCTATAGATTTAAATAAACCGATTAACATAAATCGGAATAGCGAACATGAAATGAGTCCCGAAGAAACGTTAAATTCTCTTGGTAGCATCGAAGAACCGGACGTACTGGAATGTTGGGAGACAGAAATAATGGAACCTGTTGTaacattaaaaaataacaGCCAAATGAAACTTCAAATCAACGGTAAAGTCCATGAAGGAGAAGCGACGGAAGATGAAAATTACGATAATCACAGTGACTCTACAAACAGGGAACATGTGAAGAAGTATTATAGACTCGCGAGGGAGTACACACTAAGTATCGAAGATGAACTAAGCGAACGTGCGTTGAAGCAAATGAACAGTAATAACATCAgctcaaattcaaattcgcCCAAGAGAACAACGCCAAATACCCCAGAGCGTATGATCGAATGTTTATGTAGTGAAGAGATACCGATTATTGTACCACTTCCTAAATCGACACTAACTAAAGCAAACAAGGTTGTGAAAGATGGAATGCAAAATGAAACTGTCGACGAAGCATTTGAAGTATATGAGAGCTGTTATACAGGAAAGACAAGATTGACTGGTGTATCTCAGCTAAATGTTGAGGGATCGAAGATTCCCCTTCAGAATCAAGAGGGACCCATACCATGTAAAGCGGTATGTTGCAATATACAGTAA